The following proteins are encoded in a genomic region of Nicotiana sylvestris chromosome 4, ASM39365v2, whole genome shotgun sequence:
- the LOC104236779 gene encoding uncharacterized protein isoform X3, which translates to MSRSTKWKLEKNKVKVVFRLQFNATHIPQTGWDKLFISFIPADSGKTIAKTTKAAVRNGTCKWGDPIYETTRLLQDVKSKQLDEKLYKLVVAMGSSRSSILGEATINLADYAEASKPSDVALPLQGCNAGTILHVTVQLLTSKTGFREFEQQREHRERGLQSGYDNKHDDSGTGKVLFSGETGHDHIDKVSSRVRFRPEAKELSSVEEEVELNEECTDLTTGFDGSSNTSESLYAEKHDSSSAHETDSQGQLSEKGNKSDNQATAQSSSSVHGWVSDCSVDNELAIAYEENNRLRASLELAESSVFELKLEVSTLQSQANKLGSETEKFSQLLTAEISSSVELAKEVSVLKSKCLNFKDCIERLRALKSSCQNRGGESGVADSGLVQDIQVRWMKGISVVEDRIKELQNKVCLGFYERDYKFLHSELEALLQILQEVKQGARDEMLLLNKVASVDIKETAVRDLPNIEQPLSGLGLELDLCTPENLLHHIGIPPLVTQGTDSTVAIDAMKAKIFDLVRELDDAKVERENLLRKMDQMECYYEALVQELEENQKQMLAELQGLRNEHSTCLYTISSSKAEVELMRQDMSQRILQLADERRDLDTLNKELERRASTSEAALKRARLNYSIAVDKLQKDLELLSSQVVSMFETNENLIKQAIPEPSQPQFLGYSDVVQNLEEYDNTEQLPIQDQHVSARKLTLSGDVLTDDLKRSLCLQEELYKKVEEELGEMHSVNLHLDVFSRVLLETVIEANANAGMMKKDMGELAQQLKALNLCKEQLVVRLQAALEDVHSLHEEKASCFLKCSDLSLQNQSLEAELVNLSKANCLLTEKVIEREAIMVQHTATQRRYEASAEENKALSTSLKQETLKSRRLQDEISLLKDDLLTVRAKSEDLASSNENLHEDISFVQGKLAGILVSYEKELSLLCNSSCRELEFRDIRGLTMQLEEVQHSTCSKILHLMQEKQNLESEKLVAEVSLSASRSEIIAMRQKFKNDIQRIVDKFDVSTALVEKLQVELESVTNKLHLTSEVEENYAQQNRELLVDLAAFEVELQNVVSKNGHIAQEILGLDSVADELEQNELTICELRQEKEDLMTSLHDKAEEFAKLTSEVSHLKDNLRSLQDELQLERGLKDKLEGSVQNLSLLLNEKDDRLLDLEKQIAELVQFRQLASELEVEKCRLSHLLQQHDEHAAKLQEELSCVSGLRSSVRDLASQLNEKDDRLLDLEKQNAELVHFRQLASDLEVEKSRLDQLLQQCEEHAAKLQEELSCVSGLEVSVQELTSQLNEKNDRLLDLEKENAELVNLRQLAADLELEKCRLDQLVQQRDEKVAKLQEELSCVSGLKSSVQDLTSQLNEKNDRLVDLEKQIAELVNLRQLAADLEVEKCRLDQLVQQRDEHVAKLHEDLSCFSGLEGSVRDLTSQLNEKNDRLLDLEKQNAELVHFRQLAADLEVDKCRLDQLVQQHNEHVSKLQEDLSRVSGLEGSVRDLTSQLNEKNDRLLDLGKQNAELVHFRQLASELRLEKSRLDHLLQQRNGQMEKLQEELSNVSDLKRHMLEIQEYAIVSDVKFTVAMSHCETLDLELVRQLKSSDGSIAELQRRCDDLQTKLNQCLASEACSIQENKELLRTLCAVRSDFEASIAQSNDLSDAKNVSTVKLEEYKKEMAMLEDSLLETNNYHVREVEKLKYMLANAEEEINRLLLSKEELEIKVIVLQGKLDELHPYAILQENNRDEMVTLQLQCNELTHKCKELSHKLSEQALKTEEFKNLSIHLKELKDKADAECLRAREKRESEGPPVAVQESLRIVFIKEQYESKFQELRQQVSISKKHGEDMLLKLQDALDEIESRKRSEALHLKKNEDLALKILALESELQSVLSDKREIVKDHDRIKAELECALLSLECCKEEKDKLEISLQERVRENSRIAAELTLTMEQLENVTSSIVSTRENGQMDKVELAPNESNVNPSPDATPQGDSSDVQNVKETTLFMNGRSEESSSPVKLLLTPSSTAIQACETYPQLCWKTV; encoded by the exons ATGTCGAGGAGCACTAAGTGGAAGCTTGAAAAGAATAAAGTGAAAGTGGTCTTTCGGCTTCAATTTAATGCTACTCAC ATACCACAAACTGGATGGGACAAGTTATTCATATCTTTTATCCCTGCGGACTCTGGAAAAACAATTGCAAAGACGACCAAAGCCGCTGTAAGAAATGGAACATGCAAATGGGGTGATCCAATTTATGAAACGACAAGGCTTCTTCAAGATGTCAAAAGCAAACAATTGGATGAGAAGCTATACAAACTTGTGGTTGCCATG GGTTCTTCACGATCTAGTATCCTGGGCGAGGCAACAATTAATCTTGCTGATTATGCTGAAGCATCGAAGCCTTCTGATGTTGCTTTGCCTCTTCAAGGATGCAATGCAGGAACAATATTACAT GTCACAGTTCAGTTGCTAACCTCTAAAACGGGATTCAG AGAATTTGAGCAGCAAAGGGAACATAGGGAGAGAGGTTTGCAGTCAGGATATGATAACAAGCATGATGACTCTGGTACTGGGAAAGTCCTATTTTCCGGAGAGACTGGACATGATCACATTGATAAG GTTAGTTCAAGGGTCAGATTCAGACCAGAGGCTAAAGAACTCTCTTCTGTTGAGGAGGAAGTGGAACTAAACGAGGAATGTACTGACTTGACAACGGGATTTGATGGTTCTTCCAATACTTCAGAGAGTCTATATGCCGAAAAGCATGATTCATCAAGTGCACATGAAACTGATAGTCAAGGCCAGCTGTCGGAGAAAGGTAATAAATCTGATAATCAAGCAACAGCACAGAGTAGTAGTTCGGTTCATGGATGGGTGTCAGACTGCTCAGTGGATAATGAACTGGCAATTGCTTATGAGGAGAATAATAGACTTAGAGCAAGCCTGGAATTGGCAGAATCATCAGTTTTTGAGCTTAAACTTGAGGTAAGCACTCTTCAAAGTCAAGCTAATAAATTGGGTTCTGAAACAGAAAAGTTTTCTCAGCTACTTACTGCTGAGATATCCTCTAGTGTGGAGTTGGCAAAAGAGGTTTCTGTCCTTAAATCAAAATGTTTAAATTTCAAAGATTGTATTGAAAGACTAAGAGCTTTGAAATCAAGCTGTCAAAATCGTGGCGGTGAAAGTGGTGTTGCTGATTCTGGCTTAGTTCAAGATATACAGGTAAGATGGATGAAAGGAATTTCAGTGGTTGAAGATAGAATCAAAGAACTTCAAAATAAAGTTTGTCTTGGATTCTATGAAAGAGACTACAAGTTTCTTCATTCGGAATTGGAGGCGTTGCTTCAAATTCTACAGGAGGTTAAACAAGGAGCAAGAGATGAGATGTTATTGCTAAATAAAGTAGCATCAGTGGATATAAAGGAGACTGCAGTGAGAGATTTACCCAATATTGAACAGCCATTGTCAGGGCTTGGGTTGGAATTGGATCTTTGTACACCAGAGAATTTGCTTCATCATATTGGCATACCCCCACTGGTTACTCAAGGAACTGATTCCACAGTTGCTATTGATGCAATGAAAGCCAAAATTTTTGATCTGGTAAGAGAATTGGATGACGCAAAGGTTGAAAGGGAAAATCTGCTGAGAAAAATGGATCAGATGGAGTGTTACTACGAAGCCCTTGTTCAAGAACTCGAGGAAAATCAGAAGCAAATGCTGGCAGAGTTGCAGGGTCTAAGGAATGAGCATTCGACATGCCTTTATACCATCTCAAGTAGCAAAGCTGAAGTGGAATTAATGCGACAAGATATGAGTCAACGTATTTTACAGCTTGCTGATGAGAGACGTGATTTGGATACACTTAATAAGGAGCTCGAGAGAAGAGCTTCTACTTCAGAAGCAGCTCTGAAAAGAGCCCGCTTGAATTATTCTATTGCAGTAGATAAGCTGCAAAAGGATTTGGAGCTTCTTTCCTCACAGGTGGTGTCCATGTTTGAGACTAATGAGAACCTCATCAAGCAAGCAATTCCAGAACCTTCGCAACCACAATTCCTTGGATATTCAGATGTTGTTCAGAATTTAGAAGAATATGATAATACAGAGCAGTTGCCAATTCAGGATCAACATGTAAGTGCAAGGAAACTAACACTCAGTGGAGATGTCCTTACTGATGACTTGAAAAGATCACTCTGCTTGCAGGAGGAGCTTTACAAGAAGGTTGAAGAAGAACTTGGTGAAATGCATTCAGTTAACTTGCACTTGGACGTATTCTCAAGGGTTTTACTTGAAACTGTGATTGAAGCAAATGCTAATGCtggaatgatgaagaaagatatGGGTGAACTTGCTCAGCAGTTGAAGGCTTTGAATCTCTGCAAGGAGCAGTTGGTGGTAAGATTACAGGCTGCTTTGGAAGATGTTCACAGTTTGCATGAGGAGAAAGCAAGTTGCTTCCTCAAATGCAGCGATCTTTCTCTGCAGAATCAATCTTTGGAAGCTGAACTCGTGAATCTTTCAAAGGCAAACTGTCTCCTCACTGAGAAGGTTATCGAACGGGAAGCAATCATGGTGCAACACACAGCAACTCAGAGAAGATATGAAGCTTCTGCAGAAGAAAATAAAGCACTCTCCACTTCATTGAAACAGGAAACGTTGAAAAGCAGGAGGCTTCAAGATGAGATTTCACTTCTGAAGGATGATTTGCTAACTGTCAGAGCCAAATCAGAGGACTTGGCTTCCTCAAATGAAAATCTTCATGAAGATATTAGCTTTGTGCAGGGTAAGTTGGCTGGTATATTGGTATCTTATGAGAAGGAACTATCTCTTCTATGCAATTCCTCTTGCCGTGAGTTGGAGTTCAGGGATATAAGAGGTCTCACCATGCAACTGGAAGAGGTTCAGCATAGCACGTGTAGCAAGATTCTTCATCTTATGCAGGAGAAGCAAAATCTAGAAAGTGAAAAATTAGTTGCTGAGGTATCCTTGTCTGCTAGTAGATCAGAAATAATTGCCATGAGGCAAAAGTTTAAAAATGATATACAGAGGATTGTAGATAAATTTGATGTATCAACTGCCCTTGTGGAGAAACTTCAGGTTGAGCTTGAATCTGTGACCAATAAACTTCACCTTACCTCTGAAGTTGAAGAAAATTATGCACAACAGAACAGAGAGCTTCTGGTTGATCTTGCTGCCTTTGAAGTCGAGTTACAAAATGTAGTATCGAAGAATGGGCATATTGCTCAAGAGATCTTGGGCTTGGACTCTGTAGCTGACGAGCTTGAGCAAAATGAGTTAACCATTTGTGAACTAAGACAAGAGAAGGAGGATCTCATGACCTCTCTACACGACAAGGCTGAGGAATTTGCCAAGCTCACTTCAGAAGTTAGTCATCTGAAAGACAATTTGAGAAGTCTGCAAGATGAATTGCAACTCGAGAGAGGTCTTAAGGATAAACTAGAGGGTTCAGTACAAAATCTTAGCTTGCTGTTGAACGAGAAGGATGACAGGTTACTGGATTTGGAAAAGCAAATTGCTGAACTGGTGCAGTTCAGGCAACTGGCATCGGAGTTAGAGGTTGAGAAATGTAGACTTAGCCATCTTTTGCAGCAGCATGATGAGCATGCAGCAAAGCTTCAGGAAGAGTTATCCTGTGTTTCTGGTCTAAGGAGCTCTGTGAGAGATCTTGCCTCCCAATTGAATGAGAAGGATGACAGGCTACTGGATTTGGAAAAGCAAAATGCTGAGCTGGTGCATTTCCGGCAGCTGGCATCAGATTTAGAAGTGGAAAAATCTAGACTTGATCAGCTTCTGCAGCAGTGTGAGGAGCATGCGGCAAAGCTTCAGGAAGAGTTGTCCTGTGTTTCTGGTTTAGAGGTGTCAGTTCAAGAACTTACTTCTCAACTGAATGAGAAGAATGACAGGTTACTGGATTTGGAAAAGGAAAATGCTGAACTGGTGAATCTCAGGCAGCTGGCAGCAGATTTAGAATTGGAGAAGTGTAGACTTGACCAACTTGTGCAGCAGCGTGATGAGAAGGTGGCAAAGCTTCAGGAAGAGTTGTCCTGTGTTTCTGGTTTAAAGAGCTCAGTTCAAGATCTTACTTCTCAACTGAATGAGAAGAATGACAGGTTAGTGGATTTGGAAAAGCAAATTGCTGAACTGGTGAATCTAAGGCAGCTGGCAGCAGATTTAGAAGTGGAGAAATGTAGACTTGACCAACTTGTGCAGCAGCGTGATGAGCATGTGGCAAAGCTTCATGAAGATTTGTCATGTTTTTCCGGATTAGAGGGCTCAGTGCGAGATCTCACTTCTCAATTGAACGAGAAGAATGACAGGTTACTGGATTTGGAAAAGCAAAATGCTGAGTTGGTGCATTTCAGGCAGCTTGCAGCAGACTTAGAAGTGGATAAATGCAGACTTGACCAACTTGTGCAGCAGCATAATGAGCATGTGTCAAAGCTTCAGGAAGATTTGTCACGTGTTTCTGGTTTAGAGGGCTCAGTGCGAGATCTTACCTCTCAACTGAACGAGAAAAATGACAGGTTACTGGATTTGGGAAAGCAAAATGCCGAGCTGGTGCATTTCAGGCAGCTTGCATCAGAGTTAAGACTGGAGAAATCTAGACTTGACCATCTTTTGCAGCAGCGTAATGGGCAAATGGAAAAACTTCAGGAAGAGCTTTCCAATGTTTCTGATCTTAAAAGGCATATGCTAGAAATACAAGAGTATGCCATTGTTTCTGATGTTAAGTTCACAGTTGCCATGAGCCACTGTGAAACACTGGATCTGGAGCTTGTGCGGCAGCTTAAATCATCAGATGGGTCCATTGCCGAGCTTCAGAGGAGATGCGATGATTTACAGACCAAGTTGAATCAATGCCTTGCAAGTGAGGCTTGTTCGATTCAAGAAAACAAGGAGTTGCTAAGAACTCTTTGTGCTGTTAGATCTGATTTTGAAGCTTCTATTGCTCAAAGTAATGATCTTTCAGATGCCAAGAATGTTAGCACAGTGAAGCTTGAGGAATACAAGAAGGAGATGGCAATGTTGGAGGATTCTCTCCTCGAGACTAATAATTATCATGTTCGAGAAGTGGAGAAGTTGAAGTACATGCTGGCAAATGCCGAAGAAGAAATTAATCGTTTGTTACTCTCCAAGGAGGAACTGGAGATCAAGGTGATTGTGCTCCAAGGCAAATTAGATGAACTGCACCCCTACGCGATTTTACAGGAGAACAACAGAGATGAAATGGTCACCTTACAGTTACAGTGTAATGAGCTTACCCACAAGTGTAAAGAGCTAAGTCACAAGCTCTCTGAGCAGGCCCTGAAGACGGAAGAATTCAAAAATTTATCCATCCATTTGAAGGAGCTCAAGGATAAGGCTGATGCAGAATGTCTCCGGGCTCGCGAGAAAAGAGAATCTGAAGGGCCACCAGTTGCTGTGCAAGAGTCGCTGCGAATAGTCTTTATTAAAGAGCAATATGAATCAAAATTCCAAGAGTTGAGACAACAAGTTTCCATCTCCAAAAAGCATGGAGAAGATATGCTTTTGAAGTTACAGGATGCATTAGATGAAATTGAAAGCAGGAAGCGATCTGAAGCTTTGCACTTGAAGAAGAATGAAGACCTAGCTCTCAAAATCTTGGCGTTGGAATCCGAATTACAGTCTGTGCTTTCTGACAAGCGTGAAATAGTCAAAGATCATGACAGAATAAAGGCAGAATTGGAGTGTGCGTTGCTAAGTCTAGAGTGTTGCAAGGAGGAAAAAGACAAACTCGAAATATCTTTGCAAGAACGTGTGAGAGAGAACTCCAGAATTGCAGCTGAACTTACTTTGACTATGGAGCAGCTGGAGAATGTCACATCTTCTATTGTATCAACGAGAGAAAATGGCCAGATGGACAAAGTTGAGCTTGCACCTAATGAGTCAAATGTAAATCCTTCTCCGGATGCCACGCCTCAAGGAGATTCATCTGATGTCCAGAATGTCAAGGAAACAACCTTATTTATGAATGGTAGAAGTGAAGAATCAAGCTCACCAGTGAAACTTCTACTCACTCCA TCTTCAACAGCTATCCAAGCATGTGAGACTTATCCTCAACTTTGCTGGAAAACCGTCTAG